From Nerophis lumbriciformis linkage group LG39, RoL_Nlum_v2.1, whole genome shotgun sequence, one genomic window encodes:
- the uck1 gene encoding uridine-cytidine kinase 1 isoform X1: MEALTAAEEAERPHHRPFLIGVSGGTASGKSTVCAKIMELLGQNKVDHRQRKVAIISQDCFYRVLTAEQKGKALKGQYNFDHPGAFDNDLMYKTLKDIVEGKVVQVPTYDFVTHSRLDERITFYPADVVLFEGILVFYPQKVRDMFHMKLFVDTDSDVRLSRRVLRDMTRGRDLEQILSQYTTFVKPAFEEFCLPTKKYADVIIPRGVDNMVAINLIVQHIQDILNGDLCKWQRGAVNGQGRSLKRALSEQCDLQNGKRVLLEPSSRPH; this comes from the exons ATGGAGGCCCTCACAGCCGCAGAGGAGGCGGAGAGGCCGCACCATCGACCATTCCTCATCGGGGTCAGCGGAGGAACCGCCAGTGGCAAA TCGACAGTGTGCGCCAAGATCATGGAGCTGCTGGGCCAGAACAAAGTGGACCACCGGCAGAGGAAGGTGGCCATCATCAGCCAGGACTGCTTCTACAGAGTCCTCACTGCAGAGCAGAAGGGCAAAGCGCTGAAGGGGCAGTACAACTTTGACCACCCAG GAGCCTTCGACAACGACTTAATGTACAAAACGCTGAAGGACATCGTGGAGGGGAAGGTGGTTCAAGTGCCAACATATGACTTTGTCACCCATTCCAG GCTAGACGAGAGGATCACGTTTTATCCAGCAGACGTGGTGCTCTTTGAGGGCATCCTCGTCTTCTACCCTCAGAAAGTGCGCGACATGTTCCACATGAAGCTCTTTGTCGACACGGACTCCGACGTCAGGCTGTCTCGCCGAG TTTTACGAGACATGACCCGAGGGAGAGACCTGGAGCAGATCCTCTCTCAGTACACCACTTTCGTCAAGCCGGCCTTTGAGGAGTTCTGCTTGCCT ACCAAGAAGTATGCAGACGTCATCATTCCGAGAGGCGTGGACAACATGG TGGCTATCAACCTCATCGTGCAACACATCCAGGATATTCTAAACGGCGACCTGTGCAAGTGGCAGCGCGGCGCCGTTAACGGCCAGGGGCGGAGCTTGAAGCGGGCCCTGTCGGAGCAGTGCGACCTGCAGAACGGAAAGAGGGTACTGCTGGAGCCGAGCAGTCGTCCCCACTAG
- the uck1 gene encoding uridine-cytidine kinase 1 isoform X2, whose product MEALTAAEEAERPHHRPFLIGVSGGTASGKSTVCAKIMELLGQNKVDHRQRKVAIISQDCFYRVLTAEQKGKALKGQYNFDHPGAFDNDLMYKTLKDIVEGKVVQVPTYDFVTHSRLDERITFYPADVVLFEGILVFYPQKVRDMFHMKLFVDTDSDVRLSRRDQEVCRRHHSERRGQHGGYQPHRATHPGYSKRRPVQVAARRR is encoded by the exons ATGGAGGCCCTCACAGCCGCAGAGGAGGCGGAGAGGCCGCACCATCGACCATTCCTCATCGGGGTCAGCGGAGGAACCGCCAGTGGCAAA TCGACAGTGTGCGCCAAGATCATGGAGCTGCTGGGCCAGAACAAAGTGGACCACCGGCAGAGGAAGGTGGCCATCATCAGCCAGGACTGCTTCTACAGAGTCCTCACTGCAGAGCAGAAGGGCAAAGCGCTGAAGGGGCAGTACAACTTTGACCACCCAG GAGCCTTCGACAACGACTTAATGTACAAAACGCTGAAGGACATCGTGGAGGGGAAGGTGGTTCAAGTGCCAACATATGACTTTGTCACCCATTCCAG GCTAGACGAGAGGATCACGTTTTATCCAGCAGACGTGGTGCTCTTTGAGGGCATCCTCGTCTTCTACCCTCAGAAAGTGCGCGACATGTTCCACATGAAGCTCTTTGTCGACACGGACTCCGACGTCAGGCTGTCTCGCCGAG ACCAAGAAGTATGCAGACGTCATCATTCCGAGAGGCGTGGACAACATGG TGGCTATCAACCTCATCGTGCAACACATCCAGGATATTCTAAACGGCGACCTGTGCAAGTGGCAGCGCGGCGCCGTTAA